The uncultured Methanomethylovorans sp. genome contains a region encoding:
- a CDS encoding substrate-binding domain-containing protein, whose product MIREMIKKLFNDEAGVSPIVATLVLIVVAIAGAAAVGMIMGTFSSNVADNANTGNTAQSASTEILVAGSTTVQPVSELLAKAYMAKYPGIKITVQGGGSGAGIASAGTGVVDIGAASKYLTNDDKAKYPELDQHTIGGSAVVVIEHGFAAVPAYVTKAELKALYDGNTSTVTIGGINPAAGTLVYQRTEASGTEETFAGFLGLGSNVDSQIADTNTVLANAIGNDGVLKAIMGSTGPAIGFVDYGYAKDAGATMIPVDTDATGTGTYAPVPVNDANVKAGVKARLAGTETTATTSTTYPVELCRPLNYLTNGQPSSTVDNFVQFAMSPGSLDYFHKAGYFGISELS is encoded by the coding sequence ATGATAAGAGAAATGATAAAGAAGTTATTCAACGATGAAGCTGGTGTTTCACCCATCGTTGCAACCCTCGTCCTTATCGTGGTTGCAATCGCCGGTGCAGCAGCTGTTGGTATGATCATGGGAACATTCTCAAGCAATGTTGCAGACAACGCAAATACAGGTAACACAGCGCAATCAGCTTCCACTGAGATCCTTGTAGCAGGTTCTACAACCGTACAGCCAGTTTCCGAACTTCTAGCAAAGGCATACATGGCTAAATACCCAGGTATTAAGATCACTGTACAGGGAGGCGGCTCAGGCGCAGGTATTGCATCTGCAGGTACAGGTGTTGTAGACATTGGTGCAGCATCAAAGTACCTGACGAACGACGATAAAGCAAAGTACCCTGAACTTGATCAACATACAATTGGTGGATCTGCTGTAGTCGTTATTGAACACGGCTTTGCTGCAGTACCAGCATATGTAACAAAAGCAGAATTGAAAGCTCTGTATGATGGTAATACCAGTACTGTGACAATTGGCGGTATTAATCCCGCAGCAGGGACATTAGTATATCAGAGAACTGAAGCTTCAGGTACAGAAGAGACTTTCGCTGGATTCTTAGGACTGGGTTCAAACGTGGACTCCCAAATAGCTGATACAAACACTGTACTAGCAAATGCAATTGGAAATGATGGAGTCCTGAAGGCTATCATGGGATCTACTGGTCCAGCAATTGGATTTGTGGACTATGGATATGCAAAGGATGCTGGTGCAACAATGATACCGGTAGATACAGATGCAACAGGAACTGGAACTTACGCACCAGTCCCAGTAAATGATGCAAATGTAAAAGCTGGTGTAAAGGCAAGACTCGCAGGCACTGAAACAACTGCCACTACCTCTACTACCTACCCAGTCGAACTCTGCCGCCCACTCAACTACCTGACCAACGGGCAGCCAAGCTCAACAGTGGACAACTTTGTACAGTTCGCAATGTCCCCCGGATCCCTTGACTACTTCCACAAGGCAGGATACTTCGGTATAAGCGAACTTTCATAA
- the pap gene encoding polyphosphate:AMP phosphotransferase translates to MLENIDLSLSMSKEEYKARIDDLYIRIEELQRKAWKMQIPIIIVFEGWHASGMTEIINRYILSLNPVGFKYHVTVKPTYEEVKKPLLWRFWQNMPAYGSIAIFERSWYSRAVIEHFNRKGENSEFEHCIREINIFERQLADDGYLILKFFMHISKQEQEKRYREYKKKDIPLSVVDEELDYLNEYDNYLSVVDKVIGYTQREYAPWTVIEAEEFNYATIKILSTSIRMIEEHIERTRKETHHQPLLNLNDSAYASAPRLSETDLSLSMEEDDYEKEKDHYQKKLSKLQYELFRQKIPMAVVFEGWDASGKGGNIRRIAWELDPRIYMVEPVGVPNDFEKNHHYLWRFYMNIPEAGHIAIFDRSWYGRVLVERVESYSTEEQWKRAYQEINEFERSLTDFGMIIVKFWLQIDQEEQLRRFEERENTPYKQWKITPDDWRNREKWKQYREAADEMLLRTHTPHAPWTVVEANDKRYARVKTLKTLVETIEKRL, encoded by the coding sequence ATGCTAGAGAATATTGATCTTTCCTTATCGATGAGTAAAGAGGAGTACAAGGCAAGAATAGACGATTTGTACATCCGTATAGAAGAACTTCAGCGTAAGGCATGGAAGATGCAGATACCCATAATCATTGTGTTCGAAGGGTGGCACGCTTCCGGTATGACCGAGATCATTAACCGCTACATACTTAGCCTCAATCCGGTGGGTTTCAAATACCACGTTACAGTGAAACCAACCTACGAAGAGGTCAAGAAGCCCTTGCTGTGGCGATTCTGGCAAAATATGCCTGCATACGGAAGCATTGCCATTTTTGAGAGAAGCTGGTACAGCCGGGCAGTCATAGAACATTTCAATAGAAAAGGGGAAAACAGTGAATTTGAACATTGTATAAGAGAGATCAATATCTTTGAACGTCAGCTCGCTGATGATGGATATCTTATCTTGAAATTTTTCATGCATATCAGCAAACAAGAGCAAGAGAAAAGGTACCGTGAATACAAGAAAAAGGATATTCCACTTTCTGTAGTGGATGAAGAACTTGATTACCTTAATGAATATGATAATTATCTGTCTGTAGTAGACAAAGTCATTGGATATACTCAACGGGAATATGCTCCGTGGACTGTCATAGAAGCTGAGGAGTTTAATTATGCTACAATAAAAATACTTTCCACATCAATCCGCATGATCGAAGAGCATATCGAGAGAACCAGAAAAGAGACACATCATCAACCCCTTTTGAATTTAAACGATAGTGCTTATGCATCTGCACCCCGGCTATCAGAGACAGATCTTTCCTTAAGTATGGAAGAGGATGATTATGAAAAAGAGAAAGATCATTACCAGAAAAAATTGAGCAAACTGCAGTACGAACTGTTCAGGCAAAAAATACCCATGGCAGTTGTTTTTGAAGGCTGGGATGCTTCCGGTAAAGGCGGGAATATCAGAAGGATAGCCTGGGAATTAGATCCCAGGATCTATATGGTTGAGCCAGTGGGAGTTCCCAATGACTTTGAGAAGAATCACCATTATCTGTGGCGCTTCTACATGAACATACCCGAAGCCGGCCATATAGCCATCTTTGACAGGAGCTGGTATGGACGGGTGCTGGTGGAGAGAGTGGAATCCTATTCAACGGAAGAACAATGGAAAAGAGCATACCAAGAGATAAATGAGTTCGAAAGGTCACTGACAGATTTCGGGATGATCATTGTCAAGTTCTGGCTGCAGATAGATCAGGAAGAGCAACTTAGAAGATTCGAAGAAAGAGAGAACACCCCATATAAGCAATGGAAGATAACTCCTGATGACTGGAGGAACAGGGAAAAATGGAAACAATATCGTGAAGCTGCAGATGAGATGCTGTTAAGGACGCATACACCCCATGCTCCATGGACCGTGGTTGAAGCCAACGATAAAAGATATGCAAGGGTAAAGACTCTCAAGACCCTTGTGGAAACCATAGAAAAGAGATTGTAG
- a CDS encoding PhnD/SsuA/transferrin family substrate-binding protein — MKDRHKTSLLIFFTLMIMTISILSCGCLLLEKENAVKVSLESTGNIMLSNETTQPLRMGVFSVASPKATMEYYEGLRNYVSQATGRKVELVQRDNPREISYLLGSGYLDIAFVREDAYYDGAQQFAIDIMAIPIIQGNAYYQSYVIVHSGNGIESITDLQGKNFIFNDFRFTKEKVEPDYIEVLLAEMNKTPSTFFSSYSYSESQDRLIEMLSKKNIDGAEVDNFFWEYMKRNYPQQIFNLTIIDISPAKKVPVLAYNPHISLEEVQLIKNSVISMHRTKEGKQILESMGIDMFIPMDNATYETLEYE; from the coding sequence ATGAAAGACAGGCATAAGACAAGTTTGCTTATTTTTTTCACTCTTATGATTATGACGATATCAATCTTGTCATGTGGTTGTCTGCTTTTAGAGAAAGAAAATGCAGTAAAAGTCTCACTTGAATCTACGGGCAATATAATGCTATCCAATGAGACGACGCAGCCTTTACGTATGGGAGTTTTTTCAGTTGCTTCCCCTAAGGCAACAATGGAATATTATGAAGGACTTCGAAATTACGTCTCCCAGGCCACAGGAAGGAAAGTTGAACTTGTGCAGCGGGATAATCCCCGTGAGATCAGCTATTTGCTGGGAAGTGGTTATCTTGATATTGCTTTTGTCCGGGAAGATGCTTATTATGATGGTGCACAACAGTTTGCTATAGATATCATGGCAATTCCCATAATTCAAGGAAATGCCTATTATCAATCTTATGTGATAGTTCACTCCGGTAATGGTATTGAGTCAATTACTGATCTTCAGGGTAAAAATTTCATTTTCAATGATTTTAGGTTCACAAAGGAGAAAGTAGAACCTGATTACATTGAGGTGCTGCTTGCTGAGATGAATAAAACACCCTCTACCTTTTTTTCAAGTTACTCGTACAGTGAAAGCCAGGACCGTCTTATCGAGATGCTATCAAAGAAAAACATAGATGGTGCTGAAGTAGACAATTTCTTCTGGGAGTATATGAAACGAAATTACCCGCAGCAGATCTTTAATCTCACAATTATTGACATTTCTCCTGCTAAAAAAGTTCCTGTCTTGGCATATAATCCACATATTTCTTTGGAAGAGGTGCAGCTAATAAAGAACAGTGTCATCTCAATGCACAGAACTAAGGAAGGAAAACAAATACTTGAAAGTATGGGAATTGACATGTTCATCCCTATGGACAATGCTACCTATGAGACGCTTGAATATGAATAA
- the pstC gene encoding phosphate ABC transporter permease subunit PstC, translated as MMQKQLISKLSDISFSACAIFTAVITVFFVGFIFYMAYPVFQSQGLYFLYGDVWDYSRNIYGIRTFIAGTFAVTFTTLLIALPISFFTAIFLAEYAPKPVVAILRPMIELLVGIPSVVYGIFGLFVLKKIFVQAVNPFLSSHFGFIPLFVSYSPTGEGVLLASVVLAIMILPTVTAIAEDSIRSVPFSHREASFALGANHWQTIKKVVLRTASKGMILGAVLGMMRAMGETMAIVMLLGNIMKPPRSLLDTGYAMTSKILNDITYHLIDDRARSALFGIAAVLFLLEIIFVGIARKIGGKNS; from the coding sequence ATGATGCAAAAACAACTCATATCAAAACTATCGGATATTTCCTTTAGTGCATGTGCAATATTCACAGCAGTAATAACTGTATTCTTTGTTGGTTTCATCTTTTATATGGCTTATCCAGTATTCCAAAGCCAGGGTCTATATTTCTTATATGGTGACGTATGGGATTATTCCAGAAATATCTACGGCATCCGGACATTTATTGCAGGCACATTCGCCGTGACATTCACAACTCTTCTGATAGCTTTACCCATAAGTTTTTTCACAGCTATCTTTCTGGCAGAATATGCACCAAAACCTGTTGTAGCCATCTTACGTCCAATGATAGAACTGCTTGTAGGGATTCCTTCTGTAGTCTATGGCATTTTTGGGCTTTTCGTATTGAAAAAAATATTTGTCCAGGCAGTGAACCCGTTTCTTAGTTCTCACTTCGGTTTCATCCCTCTTTTTGTGAGCTATAGTCCCACTGGAGAAGGAGTATTGTTGGCATCCGTAGTTCTTGCAATTATGATTCTGCCAACAGTGACAGCTATTGCAGAGGATTCCATCCGTTCTGTTCCTTTCAGCCACAGAGAAGCATCCTTTGCGCTGGGAGCAAATCACTGGCAGACCATAAAAAAGGTAGTCCTGCGCACAGCTTCCAAGGGTATGATTCTGGGCGCAGTATTGGGTATGATGCGGGCAATGGGCGAAACAATGGCTATTGTAATGCTTCTGGGAAACATTATGAAACCACCAAGATCGTTACTTGATACAGGCTATGCCATGACCTCAAAGATCCTCAATGATATTACGTACCACCTCATCGATGACAGAGCCAGAAGTGCATTATTCGGCATTGCAGCAGTTTTGTTCCTGCTGGAGATTATCTTTGTAGGAATCGCAAGGAAAATCGGGGGTAAAAACTCTTGA
- a CDS encoding ATP-binding protein, which translates to MNNCTITNMSTAISKLAGNKSIRTKLIFHFVIITLILGLFVGIYLNFVQSKILHDELERNGVTLAVQISESSINPMLTDNYVNLQWLVENVHATEKDVLYVFILDENRNVVVDTFQNGFPSQLQYINMPSSEASTLLLDTEYGLVTDVSYPILGGRSGEVHVGMSHARVSASIFQSNVFLVFFMLLFLIVGISGSYYSATRLFSPIAALDRGVVEFGKGNLEQKVVVSSEDEIGNLSRSFNEMADRIRSLITDKEQYSQEILETRNYLNTIISGSRDGILALNSKSRIEFCNEAFCSISGFMKYEVLGDDILNYIPAFKKHLNASSAAKKVDQLVEANIITKDGSITPLFLSIQSIDYQGDLKYVLIAKDISEQKEFESLKNNIISNISHELRTPLNIMRGFMEVAITEDDKEKRNTFLVKSIEAADRQNWMIQDLLEVSSTLNGTDRISLTSISINGIIYASLDTLKSKITFAGIKVIRNTEKDHMVHADPEKLKYAILKILDNAIKFNIKNGSIEVGTNSYGDFVEIYVRDTGIGIDKKYMGRIFERFYQIDSSSTRKYGGNGLGLSIARDIVLGHGGNIWLESEPGKGSTFHVTLKRYASAPSIEANVLQPALN; encoded by the coding sequence ATGAATAATTGCACTATCACAAATATGTCCACTGCCATATCTAAGCTGGCAGGGAATAAGAGCATTCGTACAAAGTTAATATTCCATTTTGTCATCATTACTCTGATTCTGGGTTTATTTGTGGGCATATACCTCAATTTTGTACAGAGCAAGATACTTCATGATGAACTTGAACGAAATGGGGTCACTCTTGCTGTGCAGATTTCTGAAAGCAGCATAAATCCTATGCTCACTGACAACTACGTGAATCTCCAATGGTTGGTGGAAAATGTCCATGCCACGGAAAAGGATGTACTCTATGTGTTCATATTAGATGAAAATCGAAATGTAGTAGTAGATACGTTCCAGAATGGTTTTCCCTCTCAGCTTCAATACATAAATATGCCATCCTCTGAAGCCAGTACACTTCTTCTGGATACGGAATATGGTCTTGTGACAGATGTTTCATATCCTATCCTGGGTGGGCGAAGTGGGGAAGTCCATGTGGGCATGTCTCACGCACGTGTGAGTGCATCTATATTTCAATCAAACGTTTTCTTGGTATTTTTTATGTTATTGTTCCTCATTGTTGGCATATCTGGTTCATATTATTCAGCTACCAGGCTTTTTTCCCCAATTGCTGCTTTAGATCGAGGTGTAGTGGAGTTTGGAAAAGGAAATTTGGAGCAGAAGGTAGTTGTTAGCTCGGAAGACGAGATTGGTAATCTTTCTCGTTCTTTCAATGAAATGGCTGACCGTATTAGGTCACTGATTACAGACAAAGAGCAGTATTCACAGGAGATACTGGAAACCAGGAACTATCTAAATACAATAATCTCTGGGAGCCGTGATGGAATACTGGCCTTGAATTCAAAAAGTAGGATTGAATTTTGTAATGAGGCTTTCTGTTCCATTTCAGGCTTTATGAAATATGAAGTGCTTGGAGATGATATCTTAAATTATATTCCTGCCTTCAAAAAGCATCTTAACGCTTCATCTGCCGCAAAAAAGGTAGATCAACTTGTTGAAGCTAACATTATTACCAAGGATGGTTCTATAACTCCTCTTTTTTTGAGCATTCAAAGCATAGATTATCAAGGTGATCTGAAATATGTGCTGATAGCCAAGGATATCAGTGAGCAGAAGGAGTTTGAGTCCCTGAAAAACAATATCATCTCAAATATTTCTCATGAGCTCAGGACACCTCTCAATATCATGCGGGGTTTTATGGAAGTTGCAATAACGGAGGATGACAAGGAAAAAAGGAATACCTTTCTTGTAAAATCCATAGAAGCTGCAGACAGGCAGAACTGGATGATACAGGATCTCCTGGAAGTCTCTTCCACTTTGAATGGTACTGACAGGATCAGCCTTACCAGTATCAGCATCAATGGCATAATATACGCTTCTCTCGACACCCTGAAGTCTAAGATCACATTTGCTGGTATCAAGGTGATCAGAAACACAGAAAAAGATCATATGGTACATGCTGATCCAGAAAAACTGAAATATGCAATATTAAAAATATTAGACAATGCCATCAAGTTCAACATAAAAAATGGGAGCATAGAAGTTGGTACTAATTCGTATGGGGATTTTGTGGAAATATATGTCCGTGATACAGGAATAGGTATCGATAAGAAGTATATGGGGCGCATATTTGAGAGATTCTATCAGATAGACAGCAGTTCCACACGTAAATATGGTGGTAATGGACTTGGGCTTTCCATTGCGAGAGATATCGTTCTAGGCCACGGAGGAAACATATGGCTGGAATCCGAACCTGGCAAAGGGAGTACATTTCATGTGACCCTTAAAAGGTATGCAAGTGCCCCTTCAATCGAAGCAAATGTCTTACAGCCAGCACTCAATTGA
- a CDS encoding formylglycine-generating enzyme family protein, with protein sequence MGSNSTPLVGFDDPLHKVTISKPFYMAKYEVTQEEWTTLMGTNPSYFEGSNLPLEQVTWKDAQAFLLALNQKEKVNKYRLPTEAEWEYACRAGTTSEFSFSNDTSVLDSYGWSDDYGWCAINSNDTTHPVGQKKPNAWGLYDMHGNVWEWTQDLWHSGYEGAPEDGSAWEEGNTTQRVGKGGSWIDGPNICQSSFRGELDADTGVNVLGFRVVMDV encoded by the coding sequence ATGGGCTCAAATTCAACACCCTTGGTTGGATTTGACGATCCGCTGCACAAAGTGACAATATCAAAGCCATTCTATATGGCCAAATACGAAGTCACACAGGAGGAGTGGACTACGCTGATGGGAACAAATCCTTCTTATTTTGAAGGAAGCAATTTGCCTTTGGAACAGGTAACATGGAAAGATGCACAGGCCTTTCTATTAGCGCTTAACCAAAAGGAAAAAGTGAATAAATACAGACTGCCAACGGAAGCAGAATGGGAGTATGCCTGCAGAGCTGGAACTACATCTGAGTTTTCATTCAGTAATGATACTTCTGTTTTAGACAGTTATGGATGGTCTGATGACTATGGTTGGTGTGCCATCAATTCCAATGATACTACTCATCCGGTCGGACAGAAAAAACCCAACGCATGGGGACTATATGATATGCACGGAAATGTATGGGAATGGACGCAAGACTTATGGCACAGCGGCTATGAAGGTGCACCAGAGGATGGAAGCGCCTGGGAAGAAGGAAACACCACTCAGAGAGTTGGAAAAGGCGGTAGCTGGATCGATGGACCAAACATCTGCCAGAGTTCTTTCCGTGGAGAACTTGATGCTGATACAGGAGTTAATGTGTTGGGTTTCCGTGTCGTAATGGATGTATAA
- a CDS encoding MTH938/NDUFAF3 family protein → MKPNIDATQFGSMVVEGVTFEKDIVIRLDGDVRKRKKKLSKKVYGTSHKISLAEAKNVYDKGAEKLIIGSGQQGVVKLSKKADEYFKKKDCDVELLPTPEAIVKWNEAEGKVIGLFHLTC, encoded by the coding sequence ATGAAACCTAACATAGACGCTACTCAATTTGGAAGTATGGTTGTAGAAGGCGTAACTTTTGAGAAAGATATTGTTATAAGACTAGATGGTGACGTAAGGAAGCGTAAGAAGAAACTATCCAAGAAGGTCTATGGCACATCACACAAAATATCCTTGGCAGAAGCAAAAAACGTTTATGATAAAGGGGCTGAAAAGCTCATAATAGGTTCCGGACAGCAGGGTGTGGTGAAACTTTCCAAAAAGGCAGATGAATATTTTAAGAAAAAGGATTGCGATGTTGAACTCCTGCCAACTCCTGAAGCCATAGTTAAATGGAACGAAGCTGAAGGGAAGGTAATTGGGCTCTTTCATTTGACATGCTGA
- a CDS encoding phosphate uptake regulator PhoU, with product METRKVQITGKSTYIVTLPKKWAKKAKLEGGETVSMSYLDDGSLMIVPPGWKHIERNLKLNFDGNVKRLKREIVGIYILDEYTSVEIIGKNFSKDMKKEIKHLCKGLIGFEVVEDTGDRVVINDFLEKEELTIARALKRMSSIVYLMMDELVTAMQEQNDELFADVVARDDDVDRMYLLISKQYVSRLHLHQPSKNDKLGLIESFYYRLAAEDVERIADHVTKIAAICTELSLSNDQKLMICQLVQDSQKNFTDIIDIFRHVEKEKAHSVLDNEMSSSRDLLALRDNVEPEIKIVIDSIKRIREYAKKITEYTIDLSQL from the coding sequence ATGGAAACCAGAAAGGTTCAGATTACAGGCAAGTCAACTTATATAGTTACTTTGCCAAAAAAATGGGCAAAAAAAGCAAAGTTGGAGGGCGGAGAAACGGTGTCTATGTCATATCTAGACGACGGCTCTTTGATGATCGTTCCACCTGGCTGGAAACATATAGAGCGCAACCTTAAACTCAATTTTGATGGAAATGTCAAGAGACTGAAACGTGAGATCGTTGGCATTTACATTCTTGATGAGTATACTTCCGTAGAGATCATTGGAAAAAACTTCAGTAAGGATATGAAAAAGGAAATTAAACACCTGTGTAAAGGCCTGATTGGATTTGAAGTAGTCGAAGATACTGGCGACAGGGTGGTGATCAATGATTTTCTTGAAAAGGAAGAACTCACCATAGCACGTGCCCTTAAACGCATGTCTTCGATCGTATACCTTATGATGGATGAACTTGTGACTGCCATGCAGGAACAGAATGATGAATTATTCGCCGACGTAGTTGCCAGAGATGATGACGTGGATAGGATGTATCTTCTAATTTCTAAGCAATATGTTAGCCGGCTTCACTTACACCAGCCCTCAAAAAACGATAAATTAGGTCTTATCGAGTCTTTTTACTATCGTCTGGCAGCTGAGGATGTGGAAAGGATTGCAGACCACGTAACCAAGATCGCAGCTATCTGCACGGAATTATCCTTGAGCAATGACCAAAAATTAATGATATGTCAACTTGTTCAGGATTCACAGAAAAATTTCACTGATATTATTGATATCTTCAGGCATGTTGAGAAGGAAAAAGCTCATTCTGTATTGGATAATGAAATGTCCAGTTCAAGAGACCTTTTAGCACTCCGAGATAATGTGGAGCCGGAAATCAAGATAGTCATTGACAGCATTAAAAGGATAAGGGAATATGCCAAGAAAATCACTGAATATACAATCGATCTATCACAATTATAA
- the pstA gene encoding phosphate ABC transporter permease PstA, translating to MKKIKWAKVESAIFKAISYMAAATTALTLIYILGNITIQAIPSLTWEYILTSESEHMELGAGIANAIVGSLVLSLGSTMLAAPLAIGTAVYIKRYSSGGRIVEAFSFLIDVLSGTPSIVLGIFGLYILVFLMHSVTGGFSLISGTIALTILILPVIERATENAIDGVPIELEEASYAMGATKMDTVFRITLPSAISGILTGIIIGVGRAAEESAVVVLTAGYSQFMPEVKIGSNPDYIFGLKIYPLQDLVGTLPMCIYRSFEFPTMIAPSKGFAAAFVLILIVICINSIARFIVWRRRIG from the coding sequence TTGAAGAAGATAAAATGGGCAAAAGTGGAAAGTGCCATTTTCAAAGCAATTTCTTACATGGCAGCTGCAACGACAGCATTAACTCTGATATATATTCTTGGTAATATCACAATCCAAGCCATCCCAAGCCTGACGTGGGAGTACATTCTAACCTCAGAATCCGAACATATGGAACTGGGAGCAGGCATTGCTAATGCAATAGTTGGTTCTTTGGTCCTTTCCCTAGGTTCCACTATGCTTGCAGCTCCTCTTGCAATAGGAACAGCAGTTTATATCAAAAGATACTCCAGTGGAGGAAGAATCGTCGAAGCCTTCAGTTTCCTCATTGATGTGCTTTCAGGCACTCCTTCTATTGTACTTGGAATTTTCGGGTTGTACATCCTGGTTTTTCTGATGCATAGTGTGACAGGAGGTTTTTCTCTTATTTCCGGAACGATCGCACTGACAATTCTTATCTTGCCTGTAATTGAAAGAGCAACAGAGAATGCTATAGATGGTGTACCAATAGAGCTTGAAGAAGCGAGCTATGCCATGGGTGCTACCAAAATGGATACAGTGTTCAGGATAACTCTGCCCAGTGCGATTTCGGGAATACTTACTGGAATTATTATTGGAGTTGGCAGAGCAGCCGAAGAATCTGCAGTAGTGGTATTAACAGCAGGTTATTCTCAGTTCATGCCTGAAGTAAAAATTGGTTCAAATCCAGATTATATATTCGGGCTTAAGATATATCCTCTACAGGATTTAGTAGGCACCCTTCCGATGTGCATATATCGTTCTTTTGAATTCCCTACAATGATTGCTCCATCAAAGGGATTTGCTGCTGCTTTTGTTCTTATCTTGATAGTAATCTGCATAAATTCAATAGCTCGTTTCATCGTCTGGAGGCGCAGAATTGGCTGA
- a CDS encoding ribonuclease HI family protein, which produces MDTMTFDGSCNPNPGGCMGMGWVVTLHDSSFSILGNDRHEKSDYNNALFAEYLALKKGMLEYVRADGQGPLKVLGDSQTVIYQMRGIYAVMDDEIKGVYREIRALIKEHELDIYFQWIPRAQNHKADKLSKTKNKISLVYPNSRTCIADVGSVKISKKLKAKISELNSCKTPTSLMFRKLHPASEDVFSETQFHELQQIAGVHATNMVLREFPGVSRKNKHYQAEALRWMLRGLAVDLAIEKVRSDILKKDNRNKNNKNAEQKGNKQARNARSKYYFNVNHHL; this is translated from the coding sequence ATGGATACAATGACCTTTGATGGCTCATGCAACCCTAATCCGGGTGGTTGTATGGGGATGGGATGGGTAGTTACACTACATGACAGCTCATTTTCAATACTCGGAAACGACCGCCATGAGAAAAGCGATTATAACAATGCTCTTTTTGCAGAATATCTTGCTCTTAAGAAAGGTATGCTTGAATATGTCCGGGCTGATGGGCAAGGTCCCCTTAAAGTCCTTGGGGACAGCCAGACTGTGATATACCAGATGCGTGGCATTTATGCTGTAATGGATGATGAGATAAAAGGGGTCTATAGGGAGATAAGGGCTCTTATAAAAGAACATGAGCTGGATATATATTTTCAATGGATTCCAAGAGCACAAAACCATAAAGCAGACAAGTTATCTAAAACCAAGAATAAGATAAGCCTCGTTTATCCAAATAGCAGAACATGTATTGCTGACGTTGGCAGTGTAAAGATATCCAAAAAACTCAAAGCAAAGATTTCAGAACTTAATTCCTGCAAAACGCCAACCTCTTTGATGTTCAGGAAACTGCATCCTGCGTCAGAAGATGTTTTTTCTGAAACGCAGTTTCATGAGCTGCAGCAAATAGCAGGTGTACATGCTACAAATATGGTTTTACGGGAATTTCCTGGCGTCAGCAGGAAGAATAAGCATTATCAGGCAGAAGCTCTGAGGTGGATGCTCAGAGGACTTGCTGTGGATCTTGCCATAGAAAAGGTAAGATCGGATATCTTAAAAAAGGATAATAGAAATAAGAATAATAAGAATGCTGAACAAAAAGGAAATAAACAAGCTAGGAATGCCAGATCTAAGTACTATTTTAATGTCAACCACCATCTATGA